From the Hemicordylus capensis ecotype Gifberg chromosome 1, rHemCap1.1.pri, whole genome shotgun sequence genome, the window TGTTTATTGGATGTCTTGAATTTTGTTTCCTGCTCCTTGTCACAAGGCAGAGTTAAAGTGGTCTGATAGCCTATTAATGCTATGATTGGCTGAAGTTTGTAAGTCTTGGTTTGGTGATTTTTACCTtaacttcttttttgtatttgaAAACATTTCCACTTGTTTATCTTTGCTGAGTCTAATTCTTTTTCCCCTGGCTTCAGTTCCTTGATTTAAAGTTgcttaaaggcacagaagccctgCCAGAAAAACAAAGTGGCAGCTGTGATTCAAAACTATTGCTCACAGCCTTGGAAGAGGAATTAAAATGAGCTGGAGATGTGGCCATTTTTTGCTTAGGGGGAAAGACGACTCAGGCCTTGCAAATAATTTCAAAAAAGTTGCTAGTCTCAAATATTTTTActagcctgcctgcttgcacataCTGTTTAGCATTTGTTTCCTGAAAGGAGGAAAAATAATTTTTCATAAAGCTGCTTCCTTGGACTCTTGGATACTTGCCTCGGAGGAAACCTTCATATGAAAGTAATTTGTCTGATCTGTGGAAAGCCAATCTGAGAAAAACCTTCATGTCTATAGTTGTGAGACTGTGTCAAGTGAAATGCTTTTTCCACACCCACCTGCCCCCTTAGCCAGCACTTCATTTCTGGAAGAGCTGAGATGCCGGCCATTTCTCATTATCTCTTCAGCTGTCCAGTTTATGGGCATATTCATAAAGAATGATGAAAGAATTGATTGTACCCGACTCGTGATTGGCATTGGGATTTAAATGTATTCTATCTTGAACTGAGAAAAGGTAGCATGTTTTGTTCTTGTTGCTGCTAGCTAGATTAGAATATATATCCAAAGACGGTGTTCATTGTAAGAGGACAGATATGGTTGGAGGGTGAGTTCCCTGATTTTATTAGTGTTTATCTTTTGTTTCAGTACATTATAGCTTGTATTTGTGTTACACCAGTTTTGATTCATTTTTTGTAGCTCTGTTTTGAGCGATTGATGTAAACAAATATTACTGCCTGCTTGCAACAAGTGACTAGGCTAGTGGTAGTTAACATGCCTGACTGAGGCCTGGTTTACATGTGCCAGTAGGACAAGGTGACTCAGTTCTGGGGTGGTAGTCTGTACCTCTTcagactgggggtgggtggtggtgaatTTCAATGCTCCTCTCTTAGACTTGCACTCTCTAAGTGTAAAGCACAGGAGAGAGGTTTTCAGAGGGAAACTTTCTCACTGATgtgctagggttttttgttttacgTGGGAGAACAtaaacctgcacagagcatctgtgtgcgagtacttgatttctcccctcagcccctgccacagacccccctcacctcagagatctccccaccctcacctgagccacactcctgctcctcctcttctatcccatttgcttccatccccctcacctctcttggtcactcctccatccctttactccatccccctcttagtcgcagctgcagcattgctggtgcctattggccaagctgtagccctCTGTCCCTAGATACCTCCcaacccgagccccactcctgctcctccccacaggagcagcagcagtagttgactgggcccttccttgctgccagtgctgccatggccgctcattcccctcaggctgctgacaggcttgggtccatccctcacccttccttctgtctctcttctcctcccttctttttctctctttctgctccCTTCatgttccccacccctccctgagttaacggatcttgtttcctcatctaattcacacaatggcagccgccttctcctgaagggggctctttcctccctccctcttttcctccctcccttccacccctgcctgctatccttttgtgtgtagtgtagtgtagtgtgtgtgtgtgagagagagagagagagagagagattgattcctcttttctacaatcaagaacatcttccgaccagtaacagttgcattctaactgaccttaaccatcccAGGCTGCTCCTcaccatctgcatatggaatccccactgtccaatcaccatggtgcttctgctctcacaggctccttctccctttctgcatatggaatccctacctcccaatcaagtgcttctgcttgcaaactcttgcgagagctgccacacacaggattaactatgggtatgccttagagaattaaatatatatagatagatagagagccCACTATCACCTTGGGCTTTACCACTTTATTCTGCTGTATCTGCAGACCAGTCCTGAGAGGATCCACTTTCAAGGATTATAAAACACTGCATAGTGAACCATGCAGAAACTAGCCAacgctgcacagagcatctgtgcgctctttggggccggcggttacctctccccaccttctgccccagtctctgcttctgggcccagccacctctcctccccactgccacttctgcccccctttctttcccccctcctgggcctcgcctctgcggccgggcccgccacctctggcctccgtggctgggccacCGCCGTGGCAACCGATCCTCCTGGgggcgcctcagccaatcaggcccgtccgccacccagccaatcagctgagctctgggacgcacattccaaggcacacccaggagaattaatataatagatcttTGCTTCTCAAAACACCAGCACTTGGGGTCATCCAGTGAACTGATTGACAGGTCCTGGAcaaaaacaaaaggaagtgcttcatAATAGCATGTAGTTCACTGGGAGACCTCCGAGATGTCAGCCGCTCAGTTCCTAAACTTTCTAATGAACTCTGAAGTGTGCGGTGAATCTTCCCCCTCCTCAGTGAAAGTGCAGAAGACACAAATGTTGCACCAACCTGGTTCTAGCTGCCATTACTTAGAACAGGGGTCAGCAACCTGTGGCACACATGCCCAAAGTAaaatgattttgagtggcactcagCAGAATTTCACCTCTGCTGTCGATGTGTTCGAGCTCCCCGATAGTCGTGGCAACAGCAATGAGCCCCTGTTCTCCTTTTCTGTTTCTTCTCAGCATTAGACGAGGAGGCTGCACAGGGAGTGGAGCAGGGGCTTGATGCTGCCACTGGGAAGTTAGAGCACCTTGATGGCGGACGTGAAgaagacggaggaggaggaggaggaggaagagtagtGGCACAAGAGGCAGCAGCAAAGGACCATgacccttcctcttccttctcccagaGCGAGAGCAGCAGTCACTGCTGCCATGATTGGACTTGTGCATGTTGGCCTCAGAAGGGGGTGCGCCCCGTCCTGCAGTCAGGTGACTACTCAGTGGGAGTTGGTGGTGATGCAGCGGCATGGAGCCCACCACTTGGCACACCACTTGTGAAAGGTTGCCAGCTCCTGACCTAGAAGCAAATCTTACTAATTGCAATTAACTTCAGTTCCAAGCAAGTCTTGGGCTGCAATTCTAGAACTGCATTGGTCAGCCTTCACTTCTAAGTAAATGTATTCAGGATCAGGATACACATTGGATTGTTCTCaactgctatttttaaaattcagtaaTATCAGCATGTTGATTAACAGTTACCAAAAAGAATAGTTAATGATGATAACACCTTGAACATCTAAGATATTTCTCCATCAGCCTCTACAGACCCAAGGAAAAACCCCAGATCTTTCATCTAGGTAACAAATCATAACAATAGTTTTACATTCTCCAAATAGTCTCTAGATGCCACAGAAAATAACTAAGAGATATCTCTTAGTTACTTCTGTAGGCATTTTTAATAACTCCTCAACTTGAGATAGCTTTGCTTTAATCCATTATAtgtctattcatttatttaattggtTCTCAAGCTGAGtgcaaggggaaggggagactcCATAAGGTGTTGGGACCTTGGCCTGTACAATGTTTTCACTCTTCAGAATCCtagtttacatttacatttaagcCCTTGAAAAAGGATTCCTAAAGATAGGCATAACATTAACTGGACAGCATCCTTACCTTCAGTAAAGCAGGGCTTCATCATGGGAGGGGTTTTGCTATATCCTGCTTTGCTAGGAGCCTATTCATCTGAAACCTGCTTCTGTGAATGTTTTAGGTTGAATCTCCATCATTGCATCTCAGCTGCGAAAAAGGAGAATATGCCTATTCTGGGCGGTGCTGCAAAAAGTGCCCTGCTGGTAAGTTCTCACATAGCAGttctttatttaataaataaaccaAGTCTCTCTCTGTTAGTTGATGCAAAAGCTAGTGGCACAAGGATCTATAATAGCGTTTAATATGTAAATGGTGCTCTTTTCCGAGTGCTGCACAAAGATTATCTCAAATTCTTACCCCAGTCCTGTGATTTTGGTCAGGATTATTCCCCATATTAGAGATGGTGAACTGAGAGAGAGTTCTGAAGCAAGGTCATCCTGGCTTCATAGCTCCTGTTCCTAACAATTCGGCCCCACCAGGTTTTGAAGCATAAAAATCTTCACAAGTTGTTTGTGGCATCTCTGTTTTCCGCACAAGTAGTGACTTGCATATTATTGGTTTTCTCTGTAAAATGGAAGAAAACTTAGCAGCTTGTCAAGAAATTCTTCCTATTAGAAAAGCAAATCTATTTCATCAGGACAGGAGCCATTTAAATGTGACCAGATTTCCTAGAACTCTCTTGTTAAGAGCTGCATTCTAAAGTCTAATGAGTAAAACCCTATAGAAAAGTTCTATTTCTAGCTTAAACCCCTTTGGAAAAATGTGCAAGCTTTACATTATGTGTGCAGTTAGGTCATCATTGGAAATAAGCTCATGAGTGTTACTagcccacaaaaaaaaaaaaaaatctagtatGCCAGCCTGCAAATGCCATTTGTTGCAAAAGAAgcaatgttgttttaatttacaaAAGCTCGCCTGCTTGATACTACAGGCAATTCTCACTCGCCTTTGTAAATAGCTACTTGCCTCAGTCGCTGTTTACAAAGCTACAGTATTAGTAGTAAATAATtacatagtgcttttcaacaaaaatgttttccAAGTGGCTTTATatagcaaaaacaaaatggaaagatggttccctgtttcagagggaacttgaaacacaaGGGATACACCAGTACTGAATAAACACTCTGCTGGATTtaatggggacagttgctcccctactgcaaaataaaagagaaccatcactttaagaagtgcctctttgcccataaTGTACTTAACTCTGAAACTGCCACACTGCTGTTGCATTTGTAGTTGACACTGATAAATGCCACTAGTGGCTAGTGAGGTGGTAGGCATTGCAAGACTGACCTGCTAGGGCTTCTGACATTATGCCTGTGCAGGGCACTGCCAGCCAGTTATCAGCCACATATGTACATGGTGTGGACATAGTAGCCCCCGTGCCTCCCAATGATAGGAGTATAAGTGCCTCCAATCCAAAGGAGTATCAGAGTGCCCCCTAGGTCACTGCTCAGTGATATCGGCCAAGGACCTTTACTACTGGTACATGCATTATTTAAATGATGTCGTCTGCCACAGAAGCATTCAGTGACAGTGGTTCATTAAATATCTCCTAAAAAATACAATTGCAAACTATGCATGCTGTTGAAATGGCGCGCACACACCTTTTAGTCATGGGCATTTGTGAAATACAGTTGAAAGCAAATGCTCACATCTTAACTAACTGAGAATTTGGACCCTTCACCACTCTGACCTTCAGAGACTGGTGATCCATGCTGATAgctttaggaatataggaagctaccttattctgagtcagaccattggtccatctagctcagattgtctacacagattgcaagaggcttctccaaggttgcaggcaggagtctctctgagccctatctggagatgccagggaaggaacttggaaccttctgcatgcagatgctcttcccagagtggccccatccgctgaggggaatatctttcagtgctcacacatatagttctcccattcaaatgcaaaccaaaatgaaccctgcttagcaaagggtaaaagtcatgcttgctaccataagaccagctctgttATAACCATCATTGTACATCAGTGGATTCAGACAGTGCATTCATCTGGGATATGAAACATTATTCAAATTACAGGGGGAGCGAAGCTACCTTCTGCTCCAGCTCTCTTATTAGCTATTGTGTTTAGAAAGCTACTTTGATGGAGCATAACATGGCTAAATTATGGGGAGTTGGGGAGGCTTGTGGCCCTCTTCTATAAATTCTTCCATAAGTCTACTAGGGTGGGGGTAGAATAATTTGTGGTGATCCATTGTTGAGATAATGTAGCATTCTGTAGGTCTGGATAGAGTTCTGGGTGTGTGACTTCTGTTCTGCATATAgtaggcaacatccagactattaaacaccattgaaatcagtgaggcAAGTTAGTTATAACTGACTTAGATTTCATGAATCTTAATGGGACtttgtctggatgttgcccagtaacTTTAAGTGCTTTCTgaataaaataagaaaatttGTTAGCTTTTAATTGGTTAGCATGTACTTTGCCACAGAAGTTGGCACATAAGTTGTAGTTGCTTATCCTGGGGAAATCTAAACATGGGGTGATTGATTGATAGAACACTCCTATGTATGCTTGCTCAAAAGTGAGCACCTCCGAGTTCACTGGGACTTACTTTCTTGTGCAGTCTTTCCGCAAATCTGTGCACATATATCTGGAATGAATCCTATTAAGCATGGgagcttacttttgagtaaacatgtacTGGAGCGGGCTATATAATTTTGTTGTGGGTTAATACCTCTTTCAGCTTACGTGTAGTTCAAGGCAGACAATAAGATTTCTGTGACATTAGAGCCAGATACACAAACCATAGTAACATCTGAACTAGAAAATACTAATCTTTAAATATTTGGGCATCCCATATAACAGGTACCCATGTTGAAAATGAATGCATTGTTCCACATAATCCAGGGACATGTAAAGACTGCACAGCAGGAGAGGACTACACTGCTTATGAAAATAGTTTAGACCATTGCTTGCGTTGTGAAGAATGCAGATCTGGTACAGTATGATTTAGGAACCAACCAAATCTTTAAAAGTGCCATGCTCAGATTCTTTTTCAAAGCTCAATAGTATTCTCCTGATGATTTGTGTTCTGTTGTCTTATTAACATTTTTGTTAAGGGGACTCACCTGTCTGTTTGAACCACTGAATTAACATGCTGACTAATGTCATTACAGAAGAACGTTTTGTGCTCACAAGGGAGAGGGAAATTTGATTTTTGCCAATTCTGTCTGCTGCTCCCAGGGCCtcctgaaaatatttatttattttcacatttatatcctgctcttcgtccaaggagcccagactggtgtatgtggttatgtttatcatcacaacaaccctgtgagataggttagattaggctgagagataggtgactggcctggagttgcccagtgagtttcatggccggacagggatttgaacttgggtctccctggtcttagtccagtcTCTAACCATCACATTACCCTGGCTATCTTCATGAAGGCCTCccaaacctcagggacatattttcaggagacagcaggggggagggaagaTCATTGGAAAATTCTTCTCCCCTATTTGtgcacacaaaacattttgtctgATGCACAATGTTGGTCAGTGTGCTGCCCTTGACCCAGAAGTGGAACGAACTCACACCCTTGTTCCAGTCTTGTTCTTTCCCACTGAGGCAAGAGTCCACAAGAGTCTTGTGATTAGCTACTTGGGAATCTTTTCATTACCTCTGAATTTTGAACATGCTGCTTTCTGTAAACTCATGCTtgactttaaaaaatagaaaaaggaaGTCAGTGAGATTAGGAAAACTTgcaatttatttctttgtttaggTAAAAGAATGGTGAGGCCTTGCACTGTGACGAGTAACACTGAATGTCAGTGCAATGATGGGTATTACTGCCCTCCAGGCTGTGAAGAATGCCTCAGGTGCACGGAAAAGTACGTACATTGATGAGTTGATGTGGTGGTTCTTTTTGGTAAGACTGGATTTATTGAAAATTGAAAAGGGGATTTTAAATCATGACTTATATTGCCAAGCAAAAATTGCTGGTTTAGATCAGGTTTTTTGTTTAAGTAGCTATACATACTGTTGATTAATCCAATGATCAAAACATGTTCATTGCAACTAAGATTATTTATATTATCAAGAAAAATATGCTTCTTTgcagtgctgctgctttttgttccACTTCTGATTATTCTCCCATATTGCTTAACACGCCTTCTTTGCCCAGTCCTGCCCCAGAAACACAAAGTAGCTGAGAGTCCAAAAGGATGTTCATTGTAGCTGTTGTTTATTTTGGAAACAATGAACAGCTTTCCAGAAGAACAGGCAGCGTAATTTATTTTCATTAGCTGCAAAGGAAATGCACTTGTTAATAAATAAGTGGGTCCTGCAAGCAAATATTGCCGCGTACTTCCAGCCCCTTAGAGGGGGCAGGCTGCTCAGCCAATGCTTTCTTCTTCCTGAAACAATCCTGTATAGTgcagaaaaggtgtgtgtgtttgtgtgtttagtCTTGTAGTACACATCTCCCAACCCTCTCTCTTATatactctctctcccccccacccccaccccccactctccccAGTGGGCACATTGAGGAGTGATATACCTAGTGATATACAGGTGGCGTCGCCTTGCCAATCCCTGGCCCCCAAGATCAAACCCATAAGAATATAAAATATGGTATATTGTGCTGTATTTATAATGCGTGCTCTCATCAGTCTTTTTCCCGTGGTTCTTTAATTACTTAGAAAAGCAGTCTTTAACTCAGTGTGTTAGAGGATTGCTGATTTAGCTTTAGGAGATTATGAGCAGGATCCAAactaggttagtcatgactaaatatcattgaaattaaaaggacaagttatatCACCACTATTTCAACAGTGCATAAACATAACTAACCGTTTGGATCTTGCCTTGTGAGTGCAGATTTAACATGACTGCCAGTTTTAATTTGAATcggactatttttttaaaaagaaacttttcAAATCAGTTTTTGCCAGCATTGATTTTTATCTActatgtttgtttttatatagGTGAGATATTTAGGATGCAGTCCTATGTATTCCTTTCCAAGGAGTGCATTGCACGAAGAACAGAGCATTATAATCAACTATTCATAGTGTGGAAACATTTTGCTAGTTGCTCTGAATACTGCTTGTACCATCTGTCCATAACTATAGGTTTGCACTGTagtgtttgtttaacacatttgtatactgcccaaaacacaagtctctgggtggtttacagcaaaatgggcggtttacatcaaaagaTGTAAACGCCCAGCTCATCTAAACTGTCTGTCGTCATCATCCTAATCttttttacttttcttttcttttttttatacCAACATATAGATGTCCAGAAGGGCAGACTCTTCTGCGAAAATGCAATGCCACTGCAAACATAGAGTGTGGGGTGTCTCCTGAAGGTACAGTATGAATAAGCTTGCTTCATTGCCTCTTTTGCTTTTGGTAGGACACTTGGGGACTACTTCAAATCATTTATTTTAGAATTGATGTGAAAGTATAGAGGAGGCATACCATTAGATTTCATTCAGTACTTGTGGTTTTAAGGCTTCACTGCCCATTCTTACAGGTTTTTACGTGATTTTGTAGGTTTTATGCATCATTATTACTAGAGATATGtactagagatacacatatcaggctgtatataaatataacaaataaatattattcatttATAAGGCTTCTAAAATTGCTAGGAGCTGTACAAGAATTAGAAATGTCACAGGTGTACAATTTATAGGCAAAGACAAAACATCTAATGGGGGAATGAGAAGCCTTCAGCCTTGGTGGAGGAGAATCAGCAGGCTTTCTGCAGAGGTCTTGCAAACCTTTTAGGGTTCCTTGAGTGTcagcaggtatgtggataaaggtgatccagctgacactGTATGCTTgggctttcaaaaagcttttaacaaactCCCTCACCATAGGCTCTTAAGTAAacagagcagtcatgggataagaagaCAGGTCCTTTTAAGGAATGGCAACTGGTTAAAGAATAGGAAGGAGGGAGTAAGAATAAACAGACATTTTTAACAATGGATCCCCTGAGGATATCTTTCTGGGGCCAGTGCTTTTGTGCATAAATGATCTGAAGTTGATGGTAAGACATGAACTGGCCAAGTTTGCAAATGACACCAGTTCTTCAGGGTGATGAAAACCAAAATGGATTgcaaagatccaaaaggatctctccctaTGGGCTGGATGGCAGCAATATGAGAAATTCAAAGTAAataagtgtaaagtaatgcacactAGGGTGCAAAATCTCAGTTTCATATATACTTAATAATGTGGCCTGATCCGTTAATGACTAACCAAGAAAAGGATCTTAGAGATGTGAATAGTTCATTCGGAATGCCACCAGtgggaggcagctgtgaaaaagtcaaattccatgGTAAAAAATAATTAAGAAAGAGATCAAAATAAAATTTGTAATGTAATGTTCACgcctatggtgtagccacatttggaacagtgtgtacaattctggccactgcttctgAAAAAGGGTATTGTAGAGCTGGTAAAGGTGCAGACAAGGGCAATCGAAATGTTTGggtctggagcactttccttgtAAGAAAAGACTATGATGTTTGAGGCTTTTTTATTCAGAAAAATGATGACTGAGGTACATAACTGAGATTCATAAAATTCtgaatggtgtgaagaaagtggggaaagagagcgagagagagcggggtgggagggtggggttcTCCCTTTTTCACTACACTAGAACCGgtgtcatccaatgaaattgattgggaGGAAACTTTGGACAGATAAGGTACATCTTCACACGGTACATAACTGATATATGGCATTTGCAGCCACGAGATGTGGTAGTAGGTGGTGGCCAGTAGTTTAGATCGCTATAAATAGGGATTAGACAAACTAATGGAGGACAAATTTATTGGTGGCTGCTAGTtatggctatatgctacctcccagttcagaggcagtatgcatCTATATAaaagttgtaggggagcaatggTAGGGGTGGGCTATAACCATCAtctgcttatgggcttcctggaggcatctggttggccactgtgggaaatgggatacTGGACAAGACAGacctttgttctgatccagcaggaccacTCTTAGGTTGTCcttcctcgtgtgtgtgtgtgtgtgtgtgtgtgtgtgtgtgtgtgtgtgtgttttggcttcATGCATGATCTTCCTGCATGATTTACCTTATTCTCCTGGTACCTTGTATactccaccccctccagtacactactgctcagggcagctcacaacattaataaaatagattaaTAAAGTCAAGCAAGTTAAAAGacaaggctaaaaccacattaaaaattacatttaaaaagaaagtttcaaattgaaagttGTTAATAAGAAGCTAGGAACTGAGAACAATTTCTCAGTTGAGAAATGAGGCTGGTCTGAATGGCCCAGGTGGAGCTAATGTACTAAGGATGGAATCCAGAACTGTAGCCATTCTTGTGAAGTCTACATTCCAGGAGCTTCCTAGTGTGTTGCAGACAACAAACAATTCCAAGGCTGTTTATATAAGATGATCTCTAGTAGGTACAATTTCACCTGCCAAACAAAGAGTGATCTCTGTTTAGGGTGCTACTGAAGCACTATTTGAGCATTAGACAAATTGAGGATGGTGTATTCACATATGGCACTTCGGGGTGTGTGCGCTGACCTGCTCAGAAGCCTCCCCTTACGGTCCACAGTTAAAGCCTTTGCTTGCAGAAATGGTCATTGTTCTTGTGGACCGATTATTCCCATAATGGGAGTACTGGGGCAAACACTGTAACCATGGACAGaggagggggcatggcctcagagCATGTCAGTGCAGGGATGGGGCTTCAGAGCATACATTTAGGGTCATGGTACACGAATACAGCATCCCCAGTCTTTATAATGTATGAATAGAGAGAACTTAATATACAAAGGCAAATAGCTATACGCTAGCCCATGTTATTACTGGTTATAGCCCTGTGCAATTATGGACCACAATTCCAAATAAAATCAGTGTTGTCTATGTAAGTCTAACTGCAGAGTTCAAGCTACTAGGCATAgtgtgtttttctttgttttcgGTGGACTGTCTGCGGTGCTAGGTGCATGAAAGCttctagttattattatttattacatagtTAGCTGTTCTATAGTTGGCTGTTCTatgaaaggaattttttttttgtcagaATGTCTCCAAGAGGCTAATGGTGGCATTTCTGCCTCCCGGCatatgtgtacatgtgtacacgtacacacacacacacacacacacacacacacacacacagagtcttgcCTGAAGCAAACACCCAAGGTTGGTAAAGCACTCCAGCTGTGTCCTATCTGCCATCTACGTTCTTGGGAAGAACCCTCTTCTTGTGCCTCTCTTCCCACTTTTATCAAAAGCTCTTGTGGAGCACAAGCCATTTACCTTACCAGAAGCAagctgtgtggttttttttaccaGTCTTTCAACACTTTAAATTGCCCACAAGTTAAGGTGGTGTCCTTTTTGAGAGCATATTTCTTTTTTGTCTTTTAGAAGCTACATATGACGTAAAAATTGTTGTGATCATCGTCTTTGtgattgttgctgttgctgttgctattTTGACCACATTCCTGTGGCTCTGTAAAAAGGAATTCCGCTTTTTTAAAGAGGACAAAGGTAATTTTTGTCATATAGATGCATTTTCTTGAAGTAGATAGCTATCCCAAGTTAAATGAGCTAAAGTAAATATCT encodes:
- the LOC128340731 gene encoding tumor necrosis factor receptor superfamily member 6-like isoform X2, whose amino-acid sequence is MAMKRALLFTLALLVAEVESPSLHLSCEKGEYAYSGRCCKKCPAGTCKDCTAGEDYTAYENSLDHCLRCEECRSGKRMVRPCTVTSNTECQCNDGYYCPPGCEECLRCTEKCPEGQTLLRKCNATANIECGVSPEEATYDVKIVVIIVFVIVAVAVAILTTFLWLCKKEFRFFKEDKVKESQDLLVPEATRRVVIVTNASHKELKSLYFGIRDEVPQEDYKTLVRKMGLSDNDITRICRDNPYHADEQDYQMLKTLQDKLGIERSLCGLLDALWDMKLKRIYENLLNQLISNDIVTMETKE
- the LOC128340731 gene encoding tumor necrosis factor receptor superfamily member 22-like isoform X1; protein product: MAMKRALLFTLALLVAEVESPSLHLSCEKGEYAYSGRCCKKCPAGTHVENECIVPHNPGTCKDCTAGEDYTAYENSLDHCLRCEECRSGKRMVRPCTVTSNTECQCNDGYYCPPGCEECLRCTEKCPEGQTLLRKCNATANIECGVSPEEATYDVKIVVIIVFVIVAVAVAILTTFLWLCKKEFRFFKEDKVKESQDLLVPEATRRVVIVTNASHKELKSLYFGIRDEVPQEDYKTLVRKMGLSDNDITRICRDNPYHADEQDYQMLKTLQDKLGIERSLCGLLDALWDMKLKRIYENLLNQLISNDIVTMETKE